The sequence below is a genomic window from Apodemus sylvaticus chromosome 6, mApoSyl1.1, whole genome shotgun sequence.
GGAATTATCCCAGATTCACTTTCAGAGGATACAGACTCTATGGGAAAAGCACAAGATAAGACTAACTTATCACAGCCATCAAACCAAGCTGAAACAGTGAGTATACCTCCCGAGTCATCAAACCCAGTAGCAAGTCCTCAACATCAAGCAAGAGCATCAAAGAGTATGTCCTCAAGACTAAATCAAATCACAAAtacctcaaacataaaaatattgtttaacgTTGTGGATTCTAGGGAGATAATTAATGAATTATGTTCTTATGTCACAGAATCCACAGAAATAGCCCCAAAGCCACAACACCAAGTCATTGGTGTAGATACATTGGGGGTAGATACATTGCATAAACATCAAGTTGTAGAACCAGCAAAGATGAGTCAAGACCCACATCATACAGTCTTCAAAGCTGGGGAAAGGCTTCTGCAGCCTCAGCATAAAGTCCCAGAAACATTAAACATGGACTCGGGGTCACAGAATCAAGCCACAAAAGAGGTCAGGTTTACTCCTAGCTCTCTTCAACCTTCACAGCCATCATCTAAAGTCCTTGACTCATCGAGGATGATTCCAGAACCACCAGTTCAATCCATAAAGGTAAACTCAAGGGTTCAGCAGTCCCCCACGGGAGTGATCCCACCTTTACAAACTGGTTTGATTGCACCGTCAGTGGCTCACGCCAAAGACTCTCTAGAGTTGCCATCCACATCCCAGGTTCAGGTCAGAGACTCCATTGGGATGACACGACATCCAGGCACAAAGAATCTGTTATTGATTCCAAAACCACCTCATCAGGTCATGGACCCTTCGGAGTTCACTCCGTGGCACCAAGACATAGACTTCTCAGAGGTGAGTCCAACACAAAGTCACAAGATGACAGAGCCTTTAGAGTTAACCTCTGATACGTGGCCACAATGGAAGAATCCTACAGTGATGACTCCATCACATCATCAAATAACAGAATCTATGACAACAGCCTCAGGGGCCCCAGATCAAGGGACAGTACCTCCAGGGATGAGCCAGTGGCATCAATTTGCAAATTCTGAAGTCATGCCAGCTACTCCAAAACTTCAAGAAGTGGAGTGTTTggagaaaaacacaacaccacAATCTAAGGTTATGGAGTCAGTAAACTTAACAACAGAATTACAGAATGGATATTCAAGATTGCAAGTTATAAAACCTGTGGACATATACAAGGATTTAGCTCCACAAATGGTAGAAAATGAACTACTGACCCCAACGGTGGTATCTACAGATTTGGCCGCAGAACAACAAGAGCAGAGCATACAGTCTGAGGAATTAACCCCAATAccaaaaatacaaactgagaaaCCTGTCCCATTAGTCCCAGAGTCTCAGCTTCCAGATGAAAAGTCTGCCCAAGGTATAGTTGAACCACAACTCCAAGATGTACAATCTGCTGGGTTGGCCCCAAATCAACAAGTGCAAAATAATAAATCACAAAATTTGACTACTGTTTCACAGTCTCAAGGTATGGAAGGTGTTCATTCGGCCCTACCACAGGAGGTACtagaagatataaaaatggtTGCATTGGCCTCAAGACTACCACTTGAAGATATAAAATCTTCAAACTTGGTACCAAAAAACATCTCTGAGCATATTGCCAGTGTGCCACTGCTTGAAGATACAAAGATTTCATTGCTAGACTGTAGGAGTTTAATTTCCGAGTCCCTGGTGGAAAGTATGAAAGTTGATGAGTTGACCACACACATTAATGCAgtaaaatcttcagatgtgaaccTCATCTTAAGTTCTTTGTCTCCAGATTTTGAAGGGCTGACTGAAAACCAGCAAGCCTCAGAAGCACGGGTGACCTCTGACACTTGTCATCAGATAGAAGAATCTGCTGAGTTGACACACTCATCAGTAGGAATGACTCCAGCACCACTGCGCCAAACCTCAGAATCTATAGAGATGGACTTACCACCACTCCAAGATATTCTTGAAACTAGGATCCACCTTGTAAAAGAGGTAAAGGAGACTCCAGAAGATATTCTGAATTTGCTACCAGAATTAGAAGTGCCAACCATAGGCCTGGAAGTGATGACCCCAGAACCACAGCCCCCGGATGTGGACTTTGCTCATATGACACAAGAACCATGTTCAGAAATTACTAACCCATCAGAAAGAAGTCTATATGAATACACGGAAAGCACCAAATTGGCATTACTTGAAGTTGATGATTCCCAGGGGACCAATGTAGAAACCTATTCAGGAATGGGATCTCAGGGGTTGAATCTAGAACCAAGAGTGCAAATTGAGGAATCAGAGTCATTggtagaaaatttgaaaattgaagaattaacctctgaaccatctgtaCAAATTGTAGAACCTATAGATTTGACTGCAGGACCCATATCACATATTATAGATGTGATCCCAGGGCCACAGGTTCACAACATAAAGTCTACCCAATTAGATACAGGATTAGGGTTACAAAGTGAGTTATCAGTGGATTTAGTAAAACAGCCATCTCTAGGAGTGATAGAGtctgaaaacagaaaaccagagccaggactacaaagtttatcaccaaaggagtcaTTTGAGGGAACAAAGATTCCAAATGTGAAATCTGTGGATTTGAATCTGGGCCAAGAGCAGCCAATTGCCAAATCAGGCCCACTGAATCAACTCCATGGCCACAACTAAAAAGTGTCAGATTTCCAAAGTTATATCAAGGGCTACTtattcaaggggaaaatccagCAAATTCTACCTCAGGCCCCCCACATTATGGTTTGAAATCTAATGAAGCAATATCATATTCCCCAATGCCAGAAATCATATCTAGTTTTATTCCGGGGCCAAAGGTTTCagaaccacaaccacaacatGTGAAATCTATGAAAGTAAATCTGGGACCATGTTTGCAAGATGTGAGATTTTCTGATCCTATCCCCAAAGATACACAGCTTGAACAGGGCTTTCCACTTCAAGAGAAGAAGTCTCAAGGATGTATGCCAGAATTATTACTGCCATTAAGCCAAGAGCCAAAGTTGGAAGAGAGGAAGCTTGCTCTGCCTATACAAGGATCAGAGTTTCACAGGATGAAATTTGCAACACAAGCTTCTGAAATACAGCATCCAAGCATGATATCTGAGGAGGTCAACATAGGATCTTGGGAACAAGATGCCAAATTTTCTGAGCTGGCTTCAAGACCAAAACTTCAAGGGGTCAAATTTGGGGAGCTAAACTCAGATTCAATGTTTGTTAGTGACAGTTATATGACTCCAGAGTTAGGGATACAGAATCCCAACTTAGCCAAGATGACTCCAGGGCTACAGGATACAAGGCAAGTTAGATTTAACACAGGACCACAGCTGCAAGATGTCAAATTTTGGGATGGAATACCAGGAACTCAACCTCAAGGTGTGAAAACATCAGAGCTAAAGTCAGGGCCACACTTAGAATGTGTAAAAATTTCTGAGTTGACCACACCACCAGAGAGGGAAGGGATGAAGTCCAAATTGATAGTACACCAGCCCCCGATTCAAGATGTAAAATATATCACAGGGAATCAAGTGCCAAGTGTTGAAGACAAAGTGTCTTATAAAACATTATCTGAGCCACAGGTACCAACAAGGGAAACAATGAAATTGACCCCTGGGAAACACTTAGCAAATGTAGATCATTCTGAGTTGATCAGAAGACCACAGACCCAAGGCATAGCATCTTCTGAATTGGTTGAAGCACAGCTTTTAGGACATATGAAACCTGTGGAGGACAATATAGTCTCAAAGCAAGAAGCTCTGACATCTGTGGAATTAACACCAGGGCTACATTTGGGAGACATTAAATCTACAAAGTCAAAGTCAGAGCTGGAGCATTTCACATTTATGCTGTCAACCTCAGGGATGCAATCAGGAGATAGGACCCTTAAAGGGCTGCCTCCAGTCTCCAGCTTGAAGGGTTTAAAACCAAAGTTACTACCTTCAAAGCCAACAATGGAAGATAGGAAATCTGTGATCTTAACTGTAGAAGAATGTCTCAAGAGGATAAAATCTGCTGTGATATCCCCAAGTGGTTCCCTGAGAGGAGATATGAAGCCTGTGAAGTTGATTCCTGGTTCAAGAAttcaagatataaaaaataaGGGGTTGGACCGTGATACACATGTTCAAGATGTAAATGCCATGGACTTGAAACTTGAACCAAAGAAGCAAGGGGAGAGTCCTGTGACTTTTGTACCAAGCATGCTGTTTCAAGATAAATCAATAGAGATGTTTCAAAGGCTTCGACTGCAAGGCATAAAGCACAAGGAACTGATGTCACAGCCACAAATGCAAGATAGGAAACCTGTGATCACCCCTTGTTTGAAACAGCAAAGTCTAAAACCTACAACTGTAGCCCCAACCCAAGGAATCCGAGAAGTAAAATGTGTAGATTTCACCTCAATACAACAGTGTCAAGGAAAGGCACACATGGACTTGACTCCTAAGTCTAGAGAGGATGACCAGAGAACTGTAAATCCACTAGAGTGGAAAGGTGGGATTTTTGATCAACAGAAAAAGCAGCTTGGATCAGAAAATACATTACCCATGGAGTCAGCTCAAGAACCCAAACCTGCACATATGAAACCCATAGAGCTCATCCCTAAGTTAAAATTCAAAGATACAACCTCATTTGAATTGGGTCCTCAGCCAATTGTTCAAAGTGTAAAATCTGAAGACTTCCAAAATGAACTACAGGTGCCAAGTATGAAACCTTGGCATTTGACTCCAGGGTCCCAGATATACCAAGAAAAAGCCTTGGAGTCAACGTTGGACCTACAACTTCAAGGCGTGGAAACTCTGACACAACCTTCAATTGAAAGCACAAAGACTGTTCAATGGATACCAATATCTGAGTTTCAAAGTGAGAAAGGTGTAGCTTCAAACTCAAGGTCACAGTCTGGAGATGCCAGAGCTACAGAACTGAAGCCTCCCATGCTATGGAGAAGTGTGAAGTCATCCAAAGTGACTGCCAGGTCAAAGACTCAAGGAGAAAAAAGGTGGCATTTTATCTTGAACCACAGTTACAGGAAGTAAAAACCTCTCCATTAGCAGTACGGTTGCAGGAACCAAATCCACTTCACTTGACTTCAGAGCCACAGACTCAAGGCATGACATCCGgggagctaaacaaagagccAAAGGCTGCAAATGTTAGATCTGTTCAGTGGACACCTCGAAAGGAGTTCCGAGGTGTAAAGATGTCAAGATTCAATAGTGGGTCACCGTTTCAAGGTGTCACATACACAGAACAGAAACCCTTCATAAAATTGGGAGGTGGGAAGCCATTGGAAATGACTCAAGGGGAAAAACTTAAGGGAAAAATATCTGGGGATTTTAACCTCAGGCCACAAGAACAGTGTGTGAAGACCCTCCAGTTACCAGGACCAGAGGTACAAAAAGGGGGAAACTTCACATCGTGTTCAGAACCACAGTCTCATTGTGTGGAAACTGTGTCAGTTCACCATGGAGCAGGgcttgaaaacacaaaatctcCCTTGGGCTTACAGCCTAAAGGCAACACAGCCACAGAGTTACAACCCTCAGTACAAGAAAGGGATGTGAAGACATCTGAGGACTTGATGACAAGGCTCAAGACAGAAGGTAAAGAACCTTCCGGGTCAACCCAGGCATGCTTGTCTCACAGGTTCAAAACTTTTGACAAATCTATGCTGCCATGGAAAAATCCCAAATGTGATCCTACCTTAAGGTCATTGATCACTAATAAAAAATTAGTGACATTCAAATCCAGGTTCCATATAGAAGACAGGAGATTTCCTAAACTGGCCCCTGGAATACAGTCACGAGAATTGAAACCATTCAAGTCATCTCCAGGAACTCAACAGCCTCAAGATGTAACATTTTCAGTGTTTAAAGAAGAGCCAAGGCCTTTAGAAGCAAAATCTGGGGTATTAGGCCAAGGGTCTGAGATGAAGTCTGAGCCCCAGGGCCAAAGTACAAAATGTTCTGACTTCACACCTGAAACAACATcccaaaatatgaaattaaaactaACTCCCAGGTCACCGATGAAAAGTAAACCAATTTCGACCAAAATTCAAAGGGTCAAGCTAGATGTTAAACCAGGGCCTCAGTCCCAAAATATAAAATCAGATTCAATTCTGAAGACAAAGCCTCAAGAAATGGAGATGGAAGACTGTGAATCAGGCCCACAGTTACAAGATCTTAAATCTTTGAGGACGATCATGGGTGTAAAAGTCCAAGATGTCAAATCTATGAGCTTCAGTCCTAGACCACACGTGGAAAGTATGCCATCTGAATTCATCACAGAGAAGAATGTCCTTGGTATGAAACCAGCAGAAATGAGCCTACAAGGTGAGACACCACTCGTGGTCACCCCAAGGAAGTTGCTTTCAAGCACACAGTCTATAGGGCTGGATTCAGGCTTTAATTCGCAAGATTTGAAATATCCTGAGCTGATCATGGGCATGACTCTTCAAGGTATAGACTCTATGGAAGGACACGTGAGAAGTATAAAACCTTCTGAGGTGATTACTGGGATACAAGATGTAGAATCATCTGAGTTGCACCCTAGTCCAGACCTTCAGGGTATAAAATTTATGGTGTTCTATCCTGGGTCACACTTGGAAGATGTGAATTCTGCATGTACTCCCAATATCCATTCTCAATACGTAGATTCCAGTGGGTATATACCTGGGCCATATCTGCAAGATATGAATTCTTCTGTGTGGATTCCACAGTCAAACACTCAGTGTATAAATTCTGAGTGCAATCCCGGAATACATTCAGATGGGATGAATTCTTCCTCTTGCTTTTCGGGATCAAAATTGCAATGCTTATGTTCTACTGGGAGCACCCCTGAGTCACATTTGCAAGACATAAATTCTACTGAATTCATCCCAGAGCCAAGTCCTCAGTatgcaaattcttctgcatgcacccCAGGATCAAAATGTCAGTGtgcagattcttctgcatgcatacCAGGGCCAAGTCCTCAGTGtgcagattcttctgcatgcacccCAAGATCAAATGCTCAGTGTGCAGATTCTTCTGCATTCACCCCAGAGAATCCTGAATTACATTCGCAAGCTGGGAATTCTTCTGTATGCACTCTAGGGCAAAACCATCTGTGTGAAAATTCTAATAGGTATAATCTTGGGCCACTTTTTCAAGGTATGaacttttcttcatttccacCACCACAAATTCTGTGTGTAAATCCTGTTTGGTGCAATACTAGAATACATTTGAAAGATataaattcttctgcatgtacTCTAAGTCAACAATCTCAGTCTGTAAATTCTATTGGCTACAACCCTGGGGCACATTTACAAGCTCCAAAACCTCAAGAACAgcacttgaaagatttggtgtctgAACTAAATCCAGGGTCAAGCAATTTGGGTGTATCAACTTCTCAAGATATGAATTCATCTAACTTAATGCTAGGGGCAAAGTTTCAAAAGATCCAGATTTGGAAGAACCAGCTTGGGTCGCGGCCTCAGTCAAATGGTGTGAATTCTGTGGTTTTACCGACATCGCCCCCGGAAGATAGAAAGTTTCCAgagaggagcacacacacacctttttgtaCAAATGCTGTAAAACTGACTCCTGGCAGTGATCTGAATGACTTGAGAAGTAAGGTGTTTTTGAAAGAACCTCTTTCTCAAAATGTTCAAGCCATACATTTGAAGCCAGCATCACAGTCTCAAAGTGTGCGGTCTTCAAAAGAACCAATGATAGTATTGCCACCACAGTCCACCAGGAAGCTCTTAGCAGGACCATCACTGACCAGTGTCAAATTCTCAGATTTGCCACTGAAATCAgagcagaaaaatagaaaatctttGGCATTTCCTTCAGAGCCAAAGTGGCAAGGTGTAAAACAGGCGAAATTGTCATCAGTGTGTCTGCAGGAAATTGGAAAATCTGTGGAGTTACCACCAAAATCAATTTTTCAAAACGTGAAACCTGGGAACCTTATGCCCCAGACAATTCATCCCCTCACAGAATCCATGAGACCAGAGCGAGAGGTGGAGGACTTTGCTGAGATAAACATGAAGCATAGGTGTCAAGTCCCTAAATCGGTGCATTTTACTTCAACACCAGTTTCCCAAGATTTGGGGTCtttagaatttacaaatggggtgGTACATAAAAGCAGAGAAATGACAGGGAAATCTATGTGGTTGAGCTCCAAACCAACAGATAACATCCTAGAATCGTTAGAGATGCCCCCGAAGCTAGTTCTTCAAGTACCAGAATTGTTTGATCTGACTCCAACACTAAGTGATCATGATTTAAAATCCTCAGAGCCAAATCTACAGAAAAGCTACCAGCTCCCAGAACCTCCTGAGTTACATTCTTGGACGTGGCCTCAATTTCAAGATTTCAAGAAGTTACAGACAAAAGAGGGTACAGAATCTGATAGAATGACCCTCAGCTTCAAGAACCATGTTGCAGACACCATAGAGTTGACTTGTGAAGCAAGACATCAAGGGGAAGAATTTAGAATGACTCCAAAGGCGATAAGTAGAAAGATTGGATTCATAGAAAACTCTCCAAGGCCATGTCCTCAAGACTTAGGACCTCTGGGGGTGGGCTCTAAGGAAAGATCTCAAAGGGAACAATCTGTAATAACAACAAGGCCATTCTGTCCCATCCCAGATACCACTTCAGGAATAACACCAGGGCCAGGACCTCAGATTCCCAAATCTAAAAATTTGGCCTCTATGGTgtggctacacaaagaatcctTTGAGTTGGCAGGCAAGGAAAAGAGTCAAGTTGTGGGAAAGAGAGACTCTGTAGAGCTCACCTTTGGTACACAGCAGTCAGGAGGGGTAGCGGCTAAGCTAACAACACCTCAGAATCTGAGCCTGGAAAATGTAAGCATCACTCCGACAGAATCACTGGATGAAATGATAAACGTAGGGATTAGTGTAAAGCCACGAGATCAAGTAACAGAATCTGTGAAGACACAGCTTTCAGTTCCTCACTCAGTGGCCCTCCCAAAAGTGTGTGAATTTGTGGAAGTGATCTCCAGACCACCACTTCAAGTTGCAAAGTCTGTGATGATTCCAGAAAGTATCCCTCAAATGTCAAAATACAATGATTTGACTTCCAGAACACATTATGTGATAAGTTCAGAATTTCCTCCAAGCCTTCAGCTACAATATGTGCAATCCAAAAAAGTAGTCATAGAGCCAAAACATCAggctttagaaacaaaacaatggCCAGGCTTTCCACTAATAAAGACTGTAGTAACTGCCAAACCATTGATTCAGATCGTATAATCTGAAGAAGTGGCACCAGGACCATGTCCCCAGGCTGTAGAACCAATAGGACTGGGCATGAGACCAAGCATTAGAGTAAAGGAGTGTTTGAATTTACACCCAAGACCACATCTTCAAGACCTGGTAAAACCTATGGAGTTAATTCAAAGGGCAGATATTCAAGTGACTTCTGCAGAATTAATATCTCAGCAAACATCTCCCCTTAAGGAACCTACAGTGTCAACGCATGAGCAAAGGCTTCAGGCTGTTAAATCTCtaggtctcaaaacaaaatctcctaaaataaagaaaatcaaggATTCGAATCAAGGACCAGTGTGTCAGAATAAAGAATCTGAGATGATCGCACCAGCAAAGTTAGATGCAGAGAATTCCTTATCTAGATCCATACACAGCCCTTCAATCCCATGTCCTTCTATCGTTGACAGAACAACTGAATTAGGGCACAGCCAGGGTTCTGGGGTGCCCGAAGTTTCCAGAGCTTTTGGTATGGAAAACATTGGTGTTGGTAGTTTGCAGTCTTCAAAGTCCTATACAGACAATACTatgaaaaaatcatcagttcttcCTTTGGTCCTTCAAAATCTACCCTCTGATAAGACAGGGGACAGCAAGGGAACCAGGTATCCTGATATCTGGAGCATGAATGTCTTATCCAAGgaagaaagtggaaagaagaaaatggaggaattCCAGAGGTATTCTTCATACACATTCAGATTACTATCCCAGGAGTTTCAGGCAGGATTAGTGGCTCGAAGAAGCACTATCCATTCTTTCCTGGGCATACAGCAGAATGTCTGGGAAAGCCATGTCTGTAGGCAGAGACTACCTAGGAAATACCTCTCCAGTATGCTAATGCTGGGGAATGTCCTGGGAACCACTATGGAAAGGAAGCCTTGTTCTCAACCCTTTTCAATAGAAAGATCCAGTATGGACAGTTGTCAATCCATCGAAAATTTATTTGGGGTTCCAGCTGAACTGATGGAATTTTCCCAAAGCCTGCTAGAGAGGGTTCCAAGGACCATGTCTCAGACGTCAGTGGAGAAAAAGTACATACAGagacatattttatttcacaGTAATGAGAAGAAAATGCCGCTGAAGATGTGGACACGTGGCTCCACATCTTCCATAATACAGAGATTCTCTGGCACAAGATTGGGAGTAAGGAAACCAAGCTCAAAACCCCACGATATTTTCCAGGAAGCCACTGAGCATGTGTCCGTCTCATGTACCGGGACCTGGTTTCCTGACTTGATGAGATCAGAGATACTTTACACTAGGGAAGATTCTGTTTCCAGGGAGCAGAGTAAAATCTCACCATGTGCACCGAGTAGGACTTTTGAGTCTCAGCATTCCCTCaagacaagttctctctcccagtcAAACACCGATAACTCAGAACATCTTCTAAGAGAACTCAAGTTAAAAATAGCAGGAAAACTCATAAGAAGTCAAATACCCCACAATGTCCCTCCGCCTCTAGATTCAGGTCTTGTCCTAAAGTATCCAATATGCTTAGAATGTGGCCGATGTTCAGGCCTTAATTGCTCTCATAAGTTACATTCTGCTTGGGGGCCGTACCTTCTCATCTACCCACAGCTCCACCTTTTAAACAGCCCTGAAGGCCATGGTGATGTTCAATTGCATCTTGGATTTAAATTAGGGTATCCACAGAAAGGTACTGGATCACCATCACATAGAGAAGCTAGATTCTCTAAGCTGGGTTCCAAGCATCCTGGCTATGGAAGCAATCAGGATGAAACATGGATTAAATCAAGCCTCAGAAAGACCTCTGTCTTGACAGATCCTTTGAAGAAAATTGTCAAGGGacctaaaacacaaaacacaaggcTATACAAAATCAGTCCTAGAACACTGAGGGGTCTGTCAAGAAACAGAATTGAAACCCCCCAAACAAGCACTGTTTCTTCCAAGACACAACCTGAGAAATCCTCTCAGCCCAAAATCATCCAACCACTTGTTCAAGGCCTAAGGCAGGCATTCCAAGCAGCACATAGAATTGTGACTTTTACGGGccggaaattgaagaagatgagGCCAGACAAGTTGTGTTCAGTC
It includes:
- the LOC127687995 gene encoding uncharacterized protein C2orf16-like, producing MTSGELNKEPKAANVRSVQWTPRKEFRGVKMSRFNSGSPFQGVTYTEQKPFIKLGGGKPLEMTQGEKLKGKISGDFNLRPQEQCVKTLQLPGPEVQKGGNFTSCSEPQSHCVETVSVHHGAGLENTKSPLGLQPKGNTATELQPSVQERDVKTSEDLMTRLKTEGKEPSGSTQACLSHRFKTFDKSMLPWKNPKCDPTLRSLITNKKLVTFKSRFHIEDRRFPKLAPGIQSRELKPFKSSPGTQQPQDVTFSVFKEEPRPLEAKSGVLGQGSEMKSEPQGQSTKCSDFTPETTSQNMKLKLTPRSPMKSKPISTKIQRVKLDVKPGPQSQNIKSDSILKTKPQEMEMEDCESGPQLQDLKSLRTIMGVKVQDVKSMSFSPRPHVESMPSEFITEKNVLGMKPAEMSLQGETPLVVTPRKLLSSTQSIGLDSGFNSQDLKYPELIMGMTLQGSSNLGVSTSQDMNSSNLMLGAKFQKIQIWKNQLGSRPQSNGVNSVVLPTSPPEDRKFPERSTHTPFCTNAVKLTPGSDLNDLRSKVFLKEPLSQNVQAIHLKPASQSQSVRSSKEPMIVLPPQSTRKLLAGPSLTSVKFSDLPLKSEQKNRKSLAFPSEPKWQGVKQAKLSSVCLQEIGKSVELPPKSIFQNVKPGNLMPQTIHPLTESMRPEREVEDFAEINMKHRCQVPKSVHFTSTPVSQDLGSLEFTNGVVHKSREMTGKSMWLSSKPTDNILESLEMPPKLVLQVPELFDLTPTLSDHDLKSSEPNLQKSYQLPEPPELHSWTWPQFQDFKKLQTKEGTESDRMTLSFKNHVADTIELTCEARHQGEEFRMTPKAISRKIGFIENSPRPCPQDLGPLGVGSKERSQREQSVITTRPFCPIPDTTSGITPGPGPQIPKSKNLASMVWLHKESFELAGKEKSQVVGKRDSVELTFGTQQSGGVAAKLTTPQNLSLENVSITPTESLDEMINVGISVKPRDQVTESVKTQLSVPHSVALPKVCEFVEVISRPPLQVAKSVMIPEKVAPGPCPQAVEPIGLGMRPSIRVKECLNLHPRPHLQDLVKPMELIQRADIQVTSAELISQQTSPLKEPTVSTHEQRLQAVKSLGLKTKSPKIKKIKDSNQGPVCQNKESEMIAPAKLDAENSLSRSIHSPSIPCPSIVDRTTELGHSQGSGVPEVSRAFGMENIGVGSLQSSKSYTDNTMKKSSVLPLVLQNLPSDKTGDSKGTRYPDIWSMNVLSKEESGKKKMEEFQRYSSYTFRLLSQEFQAGLVARRSTIHSFLGIQQNVWESHVCRQRLPRKYLSSMLMLGNVLGTTMERKPCSQPFSIERSSMDSCQSIENLFGVPAELMEFSQSLLERVPRTMSQTSVEKKYIQRHILFHSNEKKMPLKMWTRGSTSSIIQRFSGTRLGVRKPSSKPHDIFQEATEHVSVSCTGTWFPDLMRSEILYTREDSVSREQSKISPCAPSRTFESQHSLKTSSLSQSNTDNSEHLLRELKLKIAGKLIRSQIPHNVPPPLDSGLVLKYPICLECGRCSGLNCSHKLHSAWGPYLLIYPQLHLLNSPEGHGDVQLHLGFKLGYPQKGTGSPSHREARFSKLGSKHPGYGSNQDETWIKSSLRKTSVLTDPLKKIVKGPKTQNTRLYKISPRTLRGLSRNRIETPQTSTVSSKTQPEKSSQPKIIQPLVQGLRQAFQAAHRIVTFTGRKLKKMRPDKLCSVNNLCPKQNANDYFMRDSEGARTPAVRLRSTGSSAKQKDTCQGGSERGRQAPQPKPASSLPPRPLQSQKTMVRGRDDSKQATRVPKIMDNVYGDEAPKNQPQQLGFFRERTPCNKPSERSHCLLPQGTHWQNLSKRRHHSPSRRRRSSPSDRTLRSILERIYCNPSQRNSLSPSLRSVSERSQNSVFKWRSHSPSKSPQIGSRSPGIRSRRSSRNPLRSPHSPSGRSPHRHSVRSPCSPSGRNSHSPSRRSPHRRPCRPLERRHSSPSDRTLRHLLEQIYHTPSQINSLSSSIRSLSDRSHNGLFKGRGHSPSRRRPQSPSGESPSNPLRSPRIPSRRIPHSPSRRSPCRPLERRGCSPSVKKSLHSHFGRSQQSPSSLRCLSPSKKSHLILMRRSRGSPSVRSHGDFSERAFSIPSRWKRCSSGDVLYPNITWQQPGMPGQL